A stretch of DNA from Desulfosarcina ovata subsp. ovata:
ATCCCGGCCTCTTCCAGAGTTCGAATCATGGCCCGCGCCCGGCGCCCGCGTTCCTGCAAGACCTTCTGGCCCCAGACAAAAACCCGGCTGCCTTTCTCGATCCCGGAACGGGAAAGCGCTTCCCGGGTCATGTTCGTTCCCATGATGTCCGGATCGGTGTCGAGCACACCGAACCCTTTGGATTGATATTCTTCACGGATTTTGGGAAGGTCCGTATCCACGCAGGTGACCAGGACGCCCGCGTCCATGGCCTCCTTGACGAAAGGCGCATAGGCGTCGTCTCCGGGATGACCCATGATCACAACGCCGGCGGGACGGGCGGCAACCGCCGTCTTGAAATTCTCGATCATCTTCTCCGGGTTCCAGTCGGAGTAGAGCAGTTTAAGGGTACACCCCATATCCGCCGCCGCCTGCATGGCGCCTTTTTGGACAATGGTGTTGTAAGGTCCGCCCACGGGACCGCCGGTGTCGTACCAGACCGTGAGTCCTTTGCCGAGCGGCTCCAGTTGGCCGGCGAGCGCAACAGGGCAAAGTGTCAGCAATGCAAGGGCGCTAATCATCATAAGACAGCGGATCTTTTTCATCATTTCGGCTCCTTCGGATCGGATTGGGGGATCAGGATCATACGCGCCGTTGATGGTCTCGTAAAAGGTCGCATTTCCGACGGATTCGTAAGAAGCCCGAGATCAAGGCTTGCGAATCCTGAGGAATGAGGCGTACTGAGCGTACTCCGCAGTGACGAAGGATACGCGTAACGCCGATATCGGGCTTCTTACGAATCCGTCAACGTTGGGATCTGATAGATCAGCACTCCTAATGTGTCAAATTGCTAATTCCTATCAGCGTAGGGTCTTCTGACCAGGATTGTCTATTGGGATTGAGAAAGGGGTTTGGAATATATTTTCAGGTTGCTCGCCGTTTCAGCGGCGGTCAAAAAAATATGCGGCTTTGGGACTCTGGGGTCTCCTATCAAGAACCCACTTCAGCTTGACGGGCTGAGACCGTCTATTAAAGCGGCGGCATTCTGGCCGAGGACATCGTGGTTATATCCCCCTTCCAGGATGGCGAAACAGCCACCGCTGTTTTTACGGGCGGAGTTGATCACCATTCGTCCCATGGCGTGGTAGTCCTGGGTAAGCAGCAGCCTCCCCCAATCGTTGATATGATGGTCGAAACCTGCCGATATGCCGATGATGTCTGCCGGATGCGCCTCGATAAAGGTCTCCACCTCCCGGAGATATCTGTCGCGGGTACGGCTTGTCGGATTGCAAATCGTCACCCAGCTGCTATGATCCAGAATGTTTACATTGCCGTCGCCGTAATGGAGGTCAAAGTCAAGAATGGCAGCGGTTTCGATCAAGCCCTCATCCTTGAGAGTCAGCAGCGCCACCGCCATGTTGTTGAAATAGCAAAAGCCCCAGCAACTGTCCCCGGAGGCATGGTGACCGGGTGGCCGAATGGCGCCAAAGGCAGGTGCTTCAAGGCCCAGCCGAGCCGCCTGGATGGCGCCGCCTGCTGCAAGTGCGGCAATGTCGTAAAGCCCCTCCTGGCGGACGAATTCAATGTGCTCGATCGTATGCGCCAGTGCGATTTGCGCCTCGGTGGCCGGTTCTGCTTCAATCAGCTCCGTGCCTGCCGGAAGTGCATTCATCACCGCCTCAATTCTTCCGGCCTCCGCAGCCGGGTCGGATGTGTATACCGGGTAAAAACTATGACTGTAGATGACTTTCATCGATCCGTACTCCAAGACATTCATTGTTAGGGTCGCGGCAAGAAATATCGCATGTAGCCAGGGTTGCACACTTTAAAGGGCATACAACAACACATTAGACATATGATTTCAAAACTGGTCAAGCATTTTGAAACCGTTTGTCGCCTTTCAGATCACATGCATAAAAATTGACGGCAGCGTTATTGCCGCCATAAAGATCAATCGTCCACGTAATCCCTTGACTGCACCGCGCGACAACGGTTATCCTATCTCACGATCCACCCATTGAGTTCCACTCCCACAAAAAATCACCAAGAGCACCGAGCGCATGAACAAGCTTGAGTTGGTCCAGGCATTAAATGATAAAAGGACAATATGATGACAAAAGAATTTCAAATACCAGAGGAAGTCTTGAAGCACCCTGCATGGTTCCGTTTACAAGATCAAATGAAGTGGTATTCCAAAGAAAGTGCGAAAAATAAACAGAGGTACTACCAGTTAAAAATTTGCCAGATTATCTTAGCAAGTTTGATACCTATTATTTCGCTAAGTGGTTATCCAATTACAAAGTTGATTATGGCATTGTTTGGTGCAGCAATTGCGATAATCGAAGGAATTCAGCAACTCTTACAATATCATTCCCTTTGGTTAGGATACCGATCAACAAACGAACAATTAAAGCATGAGCAATATTTATTTCTTTCTCTTAGTGGCCCATATAGAAATTTAAACTACGAAGAAGGCTTACTATTGCTGGCAGAAAGGATAGAGGAGCATATTTCAAAAGAACATGCTAAATGGGTTAATACAACGAATAAAGTATCCGAAAAAAGAAATTAAATACAGTCGCCACAAGATATAGTGTTTTTCTAATTTTTAATTTTATCAGATTATAGATATTCGCAAATGGATTGATACGTATTTCACCCACTATATAAGAGACAGTATCACTTCAAATGCGATGAACTATAGGTTGATTTATCTGGAAAAAAACAGGTCGCTTAAAACTGGACAGGTCTTTGTAATGAGTCAATTTAGGCGATTGACGGAAAAGAATATACCAGGATGCGCAGGATTTTCATTCGTATTCAAGGCGGGCTTTTTTACGCATAGTGGGGCTATGTGTGGAAAAGCCCAACGCGGAAGACGGATGAAAAGACACGCAGGCGGGTATATTCTTTGACAGAAATCGCCTTAAGACAAACTTCCTCCATCTGCGTTGACAGACGAGTTCAAACAACTGGTTGGTGGGGCAAGGGAGAAGTATTTGAATGAGAATCCGCCGAATGGCACATTTGGGCACAGTCATTCTGGCCGTGCCCTTTCTTTATCTTGCCATCACCCACATATCCCATGCCACGTCCAGATTCCCTGCTCTATTGTAAAATCCTTAAGAAAAACTCCGCCGCTGGCCACAAAGCCCAAGTAATCATCTTTGTTGTTTAAACACTGGAAGTTGGTTTTGCGGGTATCGACGCGCCCTTCGCACCTGTCGTTAGAGTGACTCTGAGATTTATTTTCAGCCATGGTGCCACCTCCTTCATTGAATATGGCTGTTCACTCATGTAAGCAGCAAAGGATGTGCCACTTGGCAATCGGCTGAAGTGTGGTGCTCGCTGCTCATGCTGCCCGATCATTTGGGAAATGACTGTCACCTTTTTTTACAAGATGGAAAGAAAACAAACGACGGTCGGTACCGCAGTTAGGGGGTCGCCCTTG
This window harbors:
- a CDS encoding substrate-binding domain-containing protein, producing MMKKIRCLMMISALALLTLCPVALAGQLEPLGKGLTVWYDTGGPVGGPYNTIVQKGAMQAAADMGCTLKLLYSDWNPEKMIENFKTAVAARPAGVVIMGHPGDDAYAPFVKEAMDAGVLVTCVDTDLPKIREEYQSKGFGVLDTDPDIMGTNMTREALSRSGIEKGSRVFVWGQKVLQERGRRARAMIRTLEEAGMVVDYIEISPEISKDTALGTPIVTGYLASHPDCKMMLIDHGALTSQMENFLKAAGVGPDEIFVGGFSLSPATATAIEHDYVDVVLEMQPYLLGYFGVAQIVLTKRYGFTGLKIDTGGGMITKENIHLIAPLAKRGIR
- a CDS encoding histone deacetylase family protein, with the translated sequence MKVIYSHSFYPVYTSDPAAEAGRIEAVMNALPAGTELIEAEPATEAQIALAHTIEHIEFVRQEGLYDIAALAAGGAIQAARLGLEAPAFGAIRPPGHHASGDSCWGFCYFNNMAVALLTLKDEGLIETAAILDFDLHYGDGNVNILDHSSWVTICNPTSRTRDRYLREVETFIEAHPADIIGISAGFDHHINDWGRLLLTQDYHAMGRMVINSARKNSGGCFAILEGGYNHDVLGQNAAALIDGLSPSS
- a CDS encoding DUF4231 domain-containing protein, translating into MMTKEFQIPEEVLKHPAWFRLQDQMKWYSKESAKNKQRYYQLKICQIILASLIPIISLSGYPITKLIMALFGAAIAIIEGIQQLLQYHSLWLGYRSTNEQLKHEQYLFLSLSGPYRNLNYEEGLLLLAERIEEHISKEHAKWVNTTNKVSEKRN